From the genome of Paraburkholderia flava, one region includes:
- a CDS encoding FadR/GntR family transcriptional regulator: MEKLSLDKLLDYLSEHNLRDGDALPPERKLAEALGISRRDLRGALATMEASGRVWRGVGRGTYLGARPLKFAASLRSLRAGSSPADIAEMRLVLEPALVELAARKASADDLAELEKCAKRNAIVNDDYEWQQWDHRFHLLIAQATRNAAIIALMEAVNAMRMTPNLRERTADQETRRHFAQQHQAIVNAMKDRDSETAAARMRDHLLNVQWRMPGKVG, from the coding sequence ATGGAAAAACTTTCGCTCGACAAGCTGCTCGACTACCTGTCGGAGCACAACCTCAGAGACGGCGACGCGTTGCCGCCGGAAAGAAAGCTCGCCGAAGCGCTCGGTATCAGTCGACGGGATCTGCGCGGCGCGCTCGCGACGATGGAAGCGTCCGGCCGCGTGTGGCGTGGTGTGGGACGCGGCACGTATCTCGGTGCGCGACCGTTGAAGTTCGCGGCGTCATTGCGCAGTCTGCGTGCGGGATCGAGTCCCGCCGACATCGCCGAGATGCGCCTCGTGCTCGAACCGGCTTTAGTGGAACTTGCCGCGCGCAAGGCCAGCGCCGACGATCTCGCCGAACTCGAAAAGTGCGCGAAGCGCAATGCGATCGTGAACGACGATTACGAGTGGCAGCAATGGGATCACCGGTTTCATCTGCTGATCGCACAGGCCACGCGTAACGCGGCGATCATCGCGCTGATGGAAGCGGTCAACGCGATGCGCATGACACCGAACCTGCGCGAAAGAACGGCGGATCAAGAAACGCGCCGGCACTTCGCGCAACAGCATCAGGCGATCGTGAACGCGATGAAGGATCGCGATAGCGAAACGGCAGCGGCACGGATGCGTGACCATCTGCTGAACGTGCAATGGCGGATGCCGGGGAAGGTAGGATGA
- a CDS encoding carboxymuconolactone decarboxylase family protein: protein MYDMKNMQKLPALGAKASATWDAFVAFDKAALADGAIPRKYKELMALAVALTTQCPYCLEIHKGAAIKAGATEVELAEVTFIAAALRAGAAITHGTHLIEG, encoded by the coding sequence ATGTACGACATGAAGAACATGCAGAAATTGCCCGCACTAGGCGCTAAAGCATCCGCCACATGGGACGCTTTCGTTGCGTTCGACAAGGCCGCATTGGCCGACGGTGCGATCCCCCGCAAGTACAAGGAACTGATGGCACTCGCCGTTGCACTGACGACGCAATGCCCGTACTGCCTCGAGATTCACAAGGGCGCCGCGATCAAGGCAGGCGCCACCGAAGTCGAACTCGCGGAGGTCACGTTTATCGCTGCGGCGTTGCGTGCGGGCGCGGCGATCACGCATGGGACTCATCTGATCGAAGGGTGA
- a CDS encoding SDR family oxidoreductase yields the protein MSTSNQQKVAIVTGSSRGIGAAIATRLAADGFTVVINYAGRAAEAEQLANTIEKSGGHAIAAQADVSDAAAVARLFDAAEAAYGGVDVLVNNAGIMKLASMADSDDALFDSQIAINLKGTFNTLREAARRLRNGGRIVNLSTSVVGLKLETYGVYAATKAAVETMTAILSKELRGRSITVNAVAPGPTGTDLFLNGKSPELIERMSKMNPLERLGTPADIANAVAFLAGPDGGWINGQVLRSNGGMV from the coding sequence ATGAGCACCAGCAACCAGCAAAAAGTCGCCATCGTCACCGGCTCGTCACGTGGTATCGGCGCTGCGATTGCCACCCGTCTTGCAGCCGACGGCTTCACCGTCGTGATCAACTACGCCGGCAGGGCCGCCGAAGCCGAGCAACTCGCGAACACGATCGAAAAATCCGGCGGCCACGCGATCGCAGCTCAGGCCGATGTCAGTGATGCCGCCGCCGTCGCCCGTCTGTTCGATGCAGCCGAAGCTGCCTACGGCGGCGTCGACGTACTGGTCAACAACGCCGGCATCATGAAGCTCGCGTCGATGGCCGACAGCGACGACGCGCTGTTCGACAGCCAGATCGCGATCAACCTGAAGGGCACGTTCAACACGTTGCGCGAAGCCGCGCGCCGTCTGCGCAACGGCGGACGCATCGTCAATCTGTCGACGAGCGTGGTCGGCCTGAAGCTCGAAACGTACGGCGTCTACGCCGCGACGAAGGCAGCGGTCGAAACCATGACGGCGATCCTGTCGAAGGAATTGCGCGGCCGCTCGATCACCGTGAATGCCGTGGCCCCTGGCCCGACCGGCACCGATCTGTTCCTGAACGGCAAGTCGCCGGAACTGATCGAGCGCATGTCGAAGATGAATCCGCTCGAACGTCTCGGCACGCCGGCCGACATCGCAAATGCAGTCGCGTTCCTCGCCGGTCCCGACGGCGGCTGGATCAACGGCCAGGTTCTGCGCAGCAACGGCGGCATGGTTTAA
- a CDS encoding dienelactone hydrolase family protein has translation MSKQIRIPAAETSFDAYVALPEAGHGPVIVLLQEIFGVNAEMREVADLYAAEGYVVVVPDLFHQFAPNIELGYSEADHAKAYDYYARFDVARAMRDIRATVDHARTLPESTGKVGALGFCLGGKLAYLAAAECGVDCAVAYYGVGIEKSLDLADKITCPLVLHFGTTDPLNPPDAVAAIRDALAGKSNVKLYEYPDAGHAFSRSGPTFVKTAAMPAHTRSLQGFRRVMGPDYDLGAIADHHFYLEFAARDAEETMKTMVPEPYVNHVPTMTGGTGHDELKRFYAHHFIPGNPDDMKMTPISRVIGVDRMVDEFILSFTHDREIDWLLPGVAPTGKRVEIPMLVVVGFRGPKLYNEHIYWDQASVLTQIGLLDPTGLPVTGVEAARKLLDEKLPSNTLMARWSTSKPA, from the coding sequence ATGTCGAAGCAGATCCGCATCCCCGCCGCCGAAACATCGTTCGACGCGTACGTCGCCCTGCCGGAAGCCGGGCATGGCCCGGTCATCGTGCTGCTGCAGGAGATCTTCGGCGTGAATGCCGAGATGCGCGAGGTCGCGGACCTCTACGCGGCCGAAGGCTACGTCGTCGTCGTGCCGGACCTGTTCCATCAATTCGCGCCGAACATCGAACTCGGCTATAGCGAAGCCGATCACGCGAAGGCCTACGACTACTACGCCCGCTTCGACGTCGCGCGCGCGATGCGCGATATCCGCGCGACAGTCGATCACGCGCGCACGCTGCCGGAATCGACCGGCAAGGTCGGCGCGCTCGGCTTCTGCCTCGGCGGCAAGCTCGCGTATCTGGCGGCAGCGGAATGTGGCGTCGATTGTGCGGTCGCTTATTACGGCGTCGGCATCGAGAAGTCGCTCGATCTCGCAGACAAAATCACCTGCCCGCTCGTGCTGCACTTCGGCACAACCGATCCGCTCAATCCGCCCGATGCCGTCGCCGCGATTCGCGACGCGCTGGCCGGCAAGTCCAACGTAAAACTATACGAGTACCCGGACGCTGGTCACGCATTCAGCCGCAGCGGCCCGACCTTCGTGAAGACCGCAGCAATGCCGGCTCACACGCGCAGCCTCCAGGGGTTCCGCAGGGTGATGGGACCCGACTACGATCTCGGCGCGATCGCCGATCATCATTTCTATCTGGAGTTCGCCGCACGCGACGCCGAAGAGACGATGAAAACGATGGTCCCCGAACCGTACGTGAACCACGTCCCCACGATGACCGGCGGCACCGGCCACGACGAACTGAAGCGCTTCTACGCGCATCACTTCATCCCCGGCAATCCGGACGACATGAAGATGACGCCGATCTCGCGCGTGATCGGCGTCGATCGGATGGTCGATGAATTCATTCTGAGCTTCACGCACGATCGCGAGATCGACTGGCTGCTGCCCGGCGTTGCGCCGACCGGCAAGCGGGTCGAGATTCCGATGCTGGTGGTCGTCGGGTTTCGCGGGCCGAAACTCTACAACGAACACATCTACTGGGATCAGGCCAGCGTGCTCACGCAGATCGGCCTGCTCGATCCGACCGGACTGCCGGTCACGGGCGTCGAGGCCGCGCGCAAGCTGCTCGATGAAAAGCTGCCGTCGAATACGTTGATGGCGCGGTGGAGCACCAGCAAGCCTGCGTGA
- a CDS encoding SDR family oxidoreductase, which produces MSKVIVVTGASSGFGRLSAEALAKAGHTVYASMRNTTGRNAPVVEQMAAWSKEHGVDLRTVEMDVQSQDSVDAGVAKVIADAGRIDVLMHNAGHMAFGPAESFTPEQYAHLYDVNVLSTQRVNRAVLPHMRSRGQGLLVWVSSSSSAGGTPPYLAPYFAAKAAMDAIAVQYARELSRWGIETSIIVPGAFTSGTNHFAHSGVPADTARAAEYDAGPYAGFGEQVQKAFAEIVPPDADVGLVAEAIVDVVAKPFGTRPFRVHIDPTQDGADLGFAVLDRVRAEMLHRVGLSDLLKPRING; this is translated from the coding sequence ATGAGCAAAGTCATCGTTGTTACCGGCGCATCCAGCGGCTTCGGCCGTCTCTCGGCCGAGGCACTCGCTAAAGCCGGCCACACCGTCTACGCGTCGATGCGCAACACGACCGGTCGCAACGCGCCGGTAGTCGAACAGATGGCCGCGTGGTCGAAGGAACACGGCGTCGATCTGCGTACCGTCGAAATGGACGTGCAGTCGCAGGATTCCGTCGATGCGGGTGTCGCGAAGGTCATCGCCGACGCAGGCCGTATCGACGTGCTGATGCACAACGCCGGTCACATGGCGTTCGGTCCCGCCGAATCGTTCACGCCGGAGCAGTACGCACATCTCTACGACGTCAACGTGCTCAGCACGCAGCGCGTGAACCGCGCGGTGTTGCCGCATATGCGCAGTCGCGGGCAAGGTCTGCTCGTGTGGGTATCGAGCAGCAGCTCGGCAGGCGGCACGCCGCCGTACCTCGCGCCGTACTTCGCCGCGAAGGCCGCGATGGATGCGATCGCCGTGCAGTACGCCCGTGAATTGTCGCGCTGGGGTATCGAAACGTCGATCATCGTGCCGGGCGCGTTCACCAGCGGCACGAACCATTTCGCGCACAGCGGTGTACCCGCCGACACGGCACGCGCGGCCGAGTACGACGCAGGTCCGTACGCAGGTTTCGGCGAACAGGTGCAGAAGGCTTTCGCGGAAATCGTGCCGCCGGATGCGGACGTGGGCCTCGTGGCCGAAGCGATCGTCGATGTGGTCGCGAAGCCGTTCGGCACGCGTCCGTTCCGCGTGCATATCGATCCGACGCAGGACGGTGCCGACCTCGGCTTCGCGGTGCTCGACCGCGTGCGGGCGGAAATGCTTCACCGGGTGGGTTTGTCGGATCTGTTGAAGCCGCGTATCAACGGCTGA
- a CDS encoding gamma-glutamyltransferase family protein has product MAFTTRPELIGTFGMVASTHWLASASAMAVLEKGGNAFDAAAAAGFVLQIVEPHLNGPGGELPVVFYSAKEDRVRVLCGQGVTPAAMTIARMQELGLTVMPGTGLLPAVVPGAFGGWMTMLRDYGQLPLDDVLSYAIGYAEHGYPVLPRMAASILAIQDFFRTEWHTSAEQWLRNGEAPRPNHLFANPAIADTYRRILREACTHGDRTEQCERARTAFYRGFIADAIDQYFRSTDVLDTSGQRNRGLLTADDLARWEPTYEDSVSYEYEGFRVHKTGPWGQGPMFLQQLALLKGFDLAAMDPLGPDFVHTVIECSKLAFADREVFYGDPNFSDVPMDTLLSDAYNDTRRREIDPRRASFEFRPGRLGDSEARAAKILANAGRQQPGGFGQGEPTFAPLPELRGDTVHLDVVDRWGNMVSATPSGGWLQASPAVPGLGFNVTTRGQMFWMEEGLPSSLGPGRRPRTTLSPTLVTRDGKPYAALGTPGGDQQDQWSLQLFLRHVHGGMNLQAAVDSPTFQTAHFPGSFYPRDMQLGKMSAEGSFPQSTLDELRARGHDLTVAEPWSLGRVCAVGIRNGLLRGAATPRQMQAYAIGR; this is encoded by the coding sequence ATGGCTTTCACGACACGCCCGGAACTGATCGGCACCTTCGGCATGGTCGCCTCGACGCACTGGCTCGCCAGCGCATCCGCGATGGCGGTCCTCGAAAAAGGCGGCAACGCATTCGACGCAGCGGCTGCGGCAGGCTTCGTGCTGCAGATCGTCGAACCGCATCTGAACGGGCCAGGCGGTGAATTGCCGGTGGTGTTCTACAGCGCGAAGGAAGATCGCGTGCGCGTGCTGTGCGGGCAAGGCGTGACGCCCGCCGCGATGACCATCGCACGCATGCAGGAACTCGGGCTCACCGTGATGCCCGGTACCGGCTTGCTGCCGGCGGTCGTGCCCGGCGCGTTCGGCGGCTGGATGACGATGTTGCGCGACTACGGCCAGTTGCCGCTCGACGACGTGCTGAGCTACGCGATCGGCTACGCGGAGCATGGCTATCCGGTGCTGCCGCGGATGGCCGCGTCGATCCTCGCGATCCAGGATTTCTTCCGCACGGAATGGCACACGTCCGCCGAGCAGTGGCTGCGCAACGGCGAAGCGCCGCGCCCCAATCACCTGTTCGCGAACCCCGCGATCGCCGACACCTACCGGCGCATCCTGCGCGAAGCCTGCACACACGGTGACCGCACGGAGCAGTGCGAGCGTGCGCGCACGGCGTTCTATCGCGGCTTCATCGCCGATGCGATCGACCAGTATTTCCGCTCGACCGACGTGCTCGATACGTCGGGCCAGCGCAATCGCGGTCTGCTGACTGCCGACGATCTCGCGCGCTGGGAACCGACGTACGAAGACTCGGTGTCGTACGAATACGAAGGTTTCCGCGTCCACAAGACGGGACCGTGGGGACAGGGGCCGATGTTCCTGCAGCAGCTCGCGTTGCTGAAGGGCTTCGATCTCGCGGCGATGGATCCGTTGGGACCAGACTTCGTGCACACGGTGATCGAGTGTTCGAAGCTCGCGTTTGCGGACCGCGAGGTGTTCTACGGCGATCCGAACTTCTCCGACGTGCCGATGGACACGTTGCTCAGCGATGCGTACAACGACACACGTCGTCGAGAAATCGATCCGCGCCGCGCGTCGTTCGAATTCCGGCCGGGTCGTCTCGGCGACAGCGAAGCGCGTGCCGCAAAGATTCTCGCGAACGCGGGACGTCAGCAGCCCGGTGGTTTCGGCCAGGGCGAACCGACCTTCGCGCCGCTGCCCGAACTGCGCGGCGACACGGTGCATCTCGATGTCGTCGACCGGTGGGGCAACATGGTGTCGGCGACGCCGTCGGGCGGCTGGCTGCAGGCATCGCCAGCAGTGCCGGGACTCGGCTTCAACGTGACCACGCGCGGCCAGATGTTCTGGATGGAAGAAGGTCTGCCGTCGTCGCTCGGTCCGGGACGGCGTCCGCGCACGACGCTGTCGCCGACGCTCGTCACGCGCGACGGCAAGCCGTACGCCGCACTCGGCACGCCGGGCGGCGATCAGCAGGATCAATGGTCGTTGCAACTCTTCCTGCGTCACGTGCATGGCGGGATGAACCTGCAGGCCGCCGTCGATTCGCCGACGTTCCAGACCGCGCATTTCCCCGGCTCGTTCTATCCGCGCGACATGCAGCTCGGCAAGATGTCAGCCGAAGGCAGCTTCCCGCAAAGCACGCTCGACGAACTGCGCGCGCGCGGCCACGACCTCACGGTGGCCGAGCCGTGGTCGCTCGGTCGCGTGTGCGCGGTCGGTATCAGAAACGGCCTGCTGCGCGGGGCGGCGACGCCGCGCCAGATGCAGGCATATGCAATCGGACGCTGA
- a CDS encoding polysaccharide deacetylase family protein, which translates to MPTRLSFDDGPGPSTPSLLDVLRAASCNATFFLLGKNLEHAPDVAARMVREGHLLGNHTWSHARPGALSDEALIDEIEATDALIRNAYRAAGFAAPDAIPLRLPYGLEAQDVRSRVLLHLQRDHIGWTALFDDWCRPPPSPHALFEAMRQHIVERVAQRQDALLCLHDSSRHGEAHPETVEAVRLLLDHPDGRRSLLDVGQ; encoded by the coding sequence ATGCCAACGCGCTTAAGTTTTGACGACGGCCCAGGGCCTTCGACTCCGTCGTTACTCGACGTATTACGCGCAGCCTCGTGCAACGCAACGTTCTTTCTGCTTGGAAAGAACCTGGAGCACGCGCCCGACGTCGCTGCGAGGATGGTCCGCGAAGGTCATCTATTGGGCAATCACACCTGGTCGCATGCGCGGCCGGGTGCGTTGTCGGACGAAGCGTTGATCGATGAGATCGAGGCGACCGACGCACTGATCCGCAACGCGTATCGGGCTGCCGGTTTCGCTGCGCCGGACGCTATTCCGTTGCGCCTTCCGTATGGACTCGAGGCGCAGGATGTCCGCAGCCGTGTGCTGCTGCATTTGCAACGCGATCACATCGGCTGGACTGCGCTCTTCGACGACTGGTGCCGCCCGCCGCCGTCGCCGCACGCGCTATTCGAAGCGATGCGTCAGCACATCGTCGAGCGCGTGGCGCAGCGGCAGGATGCGCTGCTGTGTCTGCACGACAGTTCGCGGCACGGCGAAGCGCATCCCGAGACGGTCGAGGCGGTGCGTCTGCTGCTCGACCATCCGGACGGGCGACGCAGCCTGCTAGACGTCGGCCAGTAA
- a CDS encoding phosphotransferase, with product METLELLLHRHWGIRPARLHAMSSGHTNKTYIVDCDSHRSVLRVSWPGKSIEQVRREALVLDHLGVLSVSAKLPALPRLQPTTGAQPGVQTPDGSWLHLFDYIDGIPGLPADAESGTTDAMHTLARLHAAMGTMPLPSPSPSPSTESSPVAWLRERYTRVARRAAPTLPADLPDRYDVLLDRIGASLDAATAWVTGPTHWLHGDYHAGNLLFVDGRVNGVLDFDDVGQGSHWLETAFALFALSRDATIDDRFVFDARLWDTGLLAYAAMQPHAVPQWMHENRDALMVLFCADQVLIHLEAAQRGLWMPGPGMGFLACWRQLLADV from the coding sequence GTGGAAACGCTCGAACTTTTGCTTCACCGGCACTGGGGCATCCGGCCCGCGCGCCTGCACGCGATGTCGTCGGGGCATACTAACAAAACGTATATCGTCGATTGTGATTCGCATCGCTCGGTGCTGCGTGTGTCGTGGCCCGGTAAATCGATCGAACAGGTTCGGCGCGAGGCGCTGGTGCTCGATCATCTTGGCGTTCTCAGCGTGTCTGCGAAGCTTCCCGCACTACCCCGGCTCCAGCCGACGACAGGCGCCCAACCCGGCGTACAGACGCCCGACGGAAGCTGGCTGCATCTGTTCGACTACATCGACGGCATCCCCGGCCTGCCCGCCGATGCAGAGTCCGGCACCACCGACGCGATGCACACCCTGGCCCGTCTGCACGCGGCCATGGGGACGATGCCCTTGCCCTCGCCTTCGCCTTCGCCCTCTACCGAATCCAGCCCCGTCGCGTGGTTGCGCGAACGCTATACGCGGGTGGCGAGGCGCGCGGCACCGACATTGCCCGCTGACCTGCCCGATCGCTACGACGTGCTGCTCGATCGCATCGGCGCCAGTCTCGATGCGGCGACCGCCTGGGTGACCGGTCCGACACACTGGCTGCACGGCGACTATCACGCGGGCAATCTGCTGTTCGTCGATGGGCGGGTGAACGGCGTGCTCGATTTCGACGACGTCGGGCAAGGTTCGCATTGGCTCGAAACCGCGTTTGCGCTGTTCGCGCTTTCGCGTGACGCGACCATTGACGATCGTTTCGTTTTCGATGCCCGGCTGTGGGACACGGGTCTGCTTGCATACGCCGCTATGCAACCTCACGCGGTGCCACAGTGGATGCACGAAAACCGCGACGCGCTGATGGTTCTGTTCTGCGCGGATCAAGTGCTGATTCATCTGGAAGCAGCGCAGCGCGGCCTGTGGATGCCCGGTCCCGGCATGGGATTTCTTGCGTGCTGGCGGCAGTTACTGGCCGACGTCTAG
- a CDS encoding GAF domain-containing protein produces MQDTADHADSRTTRQLQVQDLQRLAIAMRESGQPAALFRAVEAVAAETIGFRLFTIMTYDAQQHEVERVYTNMPEIYPTGGRKTKRDTAWATQIMQELRPFRGETSHDIRNAFDDHTVMTEMGLGSILNIPIAWDGRCIGTMNLTHVEHWYTPQHENAGLLLGSFLAPALLACREVQP; encoded by the coding sequence ATGCAAGACACAGCAGACCATGCCGATTCGCGCACGACCCGCCAGCTGCAGGTACAAGATCTACAACGACTCGCGATCGCGATGCGCGAGTCCGGTCAACCGGCTGCACTCTTTCGCGCGGTCGAAGCGGTCGCCGCCGAGACGATCGGCTTTCGCCTGTTCACGATCATGACATACGACGCGCAGCAGCATGAAGTCGAGCGCGTCTACACCAACATGCCCGAGATCTATCCGACCGGCGGCCGCAAGACAAAACGCGACACCGCATGGGCGACGCAGATCATGCAGGAACTGCGGCCGTTTCGCGGCGAGACGTCGCACGACATCCGCAATGCATTCGACGATCACACCGTGATGACGGAGATGGGCCTCGGCTCGATCCTCAACATTCCGATCGCCTGGGACGGTCGGTGCATCGGCACGATGAACCTGACGCACGTCGAGCACTGGTACACACCGCAGCATGAAAACGCAGGCCTGCTGCTGGGCTCGTTTCTCGCGCCCGCGTTGCTGGCGTGCCGGGAAGTTCAACCATGA
- a CDS encoding LysR family transcriptional regulator: MDRFDSMRLFVRIVERRSFTLAANDMEIPRSTATKVIAEMEAKLGVRLLQRTTRVVRPTLDGEAFHQRCVRILDDVEDAEGAFLGVQPKGLLRVEVQGTLARHFLMPGLPAFFERYPEIELSMSESDRWVDLVQEGVDCALRWGRLRDSELVARQVATLDRLTCATPAYLEKFGTPSGIDELDAHRMVGLRSITTGLVTPLEFQVGNGVHTVSPRGVLTVTGTESYLAGIRLGLGIAQVPRFHVEGDLRRGDLVEIFKDAPPPSAPVSLLYSRTRQLSPRVRAFLDWAAGEFSKHFTQPLY; this comes from the coding sequence ATGGACCGGTTTGACTCGATGCGGCTTTTCGTACGGATCGTCGAGCGGCGCAGCTTCACGCTCGCGGCCAACGATATGGAGATTCCCCGTTCCACCGCGACCAAGGTGATCGCGGAAATGGAAGCCAAGCTGGGTGTGCGTTTGTTGCAGCGAACCACGCGGGTCGTGCGTCCGACGCTCGACGGCGAGGCGTTCCACCAGCGCTGCGTGCGCATCCTCGACGACGTCGAAGATGCGGAGGGCGCGTTCCTCGGCGTGCAGCCGAAGGGGTTGCTGCGCGTGGAGGTGCAGGGCACGCTCGCGCGTCACTTTCTGATGCCCGGTTTGCCCGCGTTCTTCGAGCGTTACCCGGAGATCGAACTGTCGATGAGCGAGAGCGATCGCTGGGTCGACCTGGTCCAGGAGGGCGTGGATTGCGCGCTGCGCTGGGGTCGGTTGCGCGACAGCGAACTGGTCGCGCGGCAGGTGGCTACGCTCGACCGGCTGACCTGCGCGACGCCCGCGTATCTGGAGAAGTTCGGTACGCCGTCCGGCATCGACGAACTCGACGCACATCGGATGGTCGGTCTGCGCTCGATCACGACGGGCCTCGTCACGCCGCTCGAATTTCAGGTGGGCAATGGCGTGCACACCGTGTCGCCGCGCGGGGTGCTAACGGTCACCGGCACCGAGAGTTATCTCGCTGGCATTCGTCTCGGGTTGGGGATCGCGCAGGTGCCGCGCTTTCACGTCGAAGGCGATCTGCGTCGCGGCGATCTGGTCGAAATCTTCAAGGACGCGCCGCCGCCGTCGGCGCCGGTGTCTCTGCTCTATTCACGCACGCGGCAGTTGTCGCCGCGTGTGCGCGCGTTCCTCGATTGGGCAGCAGGGGAGTTCAGCAAGCACTTTACGCAGCCGTTGTATTGA
- a CDS encoding MFS transporter, whose product MSVVAARLERLPLSGFHRKLLLIGGLGYMFDGLDSSSLAFLLPVVSKMWQLTSAQTGLVASSTYIGYFFGAFLSGVLADVIGRRKIMMSALAIYCVASLGSATSHDWHTFFAWRVAAGFGSGAETVVIAPFLAEFVPRRYRGMFCGALVGFMSFGYLSSSILGYTVVRNFPDGWRYLAVITSLPVLMLLWWRRTLPESPRWMESQGRTVEADRIVSGIESWYALRGIALAPLAAIGNIPAAARSSGSALQNVMTLWSRRLAGTTAVSWLMWFSVAFAYYSFFSWIPSLLLKEGLTMTKSFGFSIAIYGAQIPGYFSAAWLNEKIGRKGVVAAYMTLGGLAAIMLSLSHTGPQIIAAGICLSFFMNGAFAGVYAYTPEIFPTAVRTTGTGSSSSFGRIGSVSAPILVGLVYPAFGFFGVFAMTTVVLLAGACVVFFLGIETRNRSLEDIEINGATGSDGREALAPTHLRG is encoded by the coding sequence ATGTCCGTTGTTGCTGCCCGCCTTGAACGGCTGCCGCTTTCCGGTTTTCATCGCAAACTGCTGTTGATCGGCGGGCTGGGCTATATGTTCGACGGCCTCGATTCGTCGTCGCTGGCTTTTCTGCTGCCCGTCGTCAGCAAGATGTGGCAACTGACGAGCGCGCAGACCGGCCTCGTCGCGAGCAGTACGTACATCGGCTATTTCTTCGGCGCGTTTCTGTCCGGCGTGCTCGCGGACGTGATCGGCCGCCGCAAGATCATGATGAGCGCGCTCGCGATCTATTGCGTCGCGTCGCTCGGCAGCGCCACGTCGCACGACTGGCACACGTTCTTTGCGTGGCGTGTCGCAGCAGGTTTCGGTTCGGGTGCGGAGACCGTCGTGATCGCACCGTTCCTCGCGGAGTTCGTGCCGCGTCGCTATCGCGGGATGTTCTGCGGCGCGCTCGTCGGCTTCATGTCGTTCGGCTATCTGAGTTCGTCGATTCTCGGCTACACGGTCGTGCGTAATTTCCCGGACGGCTGGCGTTACCTCGCGGTGATCACGTCGCTGCCAGTGTTGATGCTGCTCTGGTGGCGCCGCACGTTGCCCGAGTCGCCGCGCTGGATGGAAAGCCAGGGGCGTACCGTGGAAGCGGATCGCATCGTCAGCGGCATCGAGTCGTGGTACGCGCTGCGCGGCATCGCGCTTGCGCCGCTCGCGGCCATCGGCAACATTCCGGCCGCCGCGCGCAGCAGCGGCAGCGCATTGCAGAACGTGATGACGTTGTGGTCGCGACGGCTCGCGGGCACGACCGCGGTCAGCTGGCTGATGTGGTTCTCGGTCGCGTTCGCGTATTACTCGTTCTTCTCGTGGATTCCCAGCCTGCTGCTGAAAGAAGGGCTGACGATGACCAAAAGCTTCGGCTTCTCGATCGCCATATACGGTGCGCAGATTCCGGGCTACTTCTCGGCGGCGTGGCTCAACGAAAAGATCGGCCGTAAGGGCGTGGTTGCGGCGTACATGACGCTCGGCGGGCTCGCCGCGATCATGCTGTCGCTGTCGCACACGGGTCCGCAGATCATCGCGGCGGGGATCTGTCTGTCGTTCTTCATGAACGGTGCGTTCGCGGGCGTCTATGCGTACACGCCGGAAATTTTCCCGACCGCTGTTCGCACGACGGGGACGGGTTCATCGTCGTCGTTCGGACGGATCGGTTCGGTGAGCGCGCCGATACTGGTCGGGCTCGTCTATCCGGCGTTCGGTTTCTTCGGCGTGTTCGCGATGACGACCGTCGTGCTGCTGGCCGGCGCATGCGTGGTGTTCTTTCTCGGGATCGAGACGCGCAACCGGTCGCTCGAGGACATCGAGATCAACGGCGCGACGGGTAGCGATGGACGCGAAGCGCTCGCGCCGACGCATCTTCGCGGCTAG